The Longimicrobiaceae bacterium genome has a segment encoding these proteins:
- a CDS encoding toprim domain-containing protein — TPGVGRAIIEKAVSAARAREAARKARDLTRKKSALETGVLPGKLADCSVNNPEISELYIVEGDSAGGSAKQGRDRSFQAILPLKGKILNVERARFDKVLSNDEIRAIITAIGTGIGEDEFDVAGARYHKIILMTDADVDGAHIRTLLLTFFFRQMRQLIEEGMVYIAQPPLYRIAKGKQELYAYSDQERDEILARLRGDGDGKGIHVQRYKGLGEMNPEQLWKTTMDPATRTILRVTLEDAVEADKIFDTLMGEDVDPRRAFIEENAVYATLDV; from the coding sequence AGACGCCGGGGGTGGGGCGGGCCATCATCGAGAAGGCGGTCTCGGCCGCCCGCGCCCGCGAGGCCGCCCGCAAGGCGCGCGACCTGACGCGGAAGAAGAGCGCGCTGGAGACCGGCGTGCTGCCCGGCAAGCTGGCCGACTGCTCAGTGAACAACCCGGAGATCTCCGAGCTCTACATCGTGGAGGGTGATTCCGCGGGTGGTTCGGCGAAGCAGGGTCGCGACCGGTCCTTCCAGGCGATCCTCCCCCTCAAGGGGAAGATCCTGAACGTGGAGCGCGCGCGCTTCGACAAGGTGCTGTCAAACGACGAGATCCGGGCCATCATCACCGCGATCGGCACGGGGATCGGCGAGGACGAGTTCGACGTGGCGGGCGCCCGCTACCACAAGATCATCCTCATGACCGACGCGGACGTGGACGGCGCCCACATTCGCACCCTGCTGCTGACCTTCTTCTTCCGGCAGATGCGACAGCTGATCGAGGAGGGGATGGTGTATATCGCCCAGCCTCCGCTTTACCGCATCGCCAAGGGGAAGCAGGAGCTCTACGCCTACTCCGACCAGGAGCGGGATGAGATCCTCGCCCGGCTACGGGGCGACGGCGACGGCAAGGGGATCCACGTGCAGCGCTACAAGGGTCTCGGCGAGATGAACCCCGAGCAGCTGTGGAAGACCACCATGGACCCCGCCACCCGGACGATCCTGCGGGTGACGCTCGAGGACGCCGTCGAAGCCGACAAGATCTTCGATACGCTTATGGGCGAGGACGTCGATCCGCGGCGGGCGTTCATCGAGGAGAATGCGGTCTACGCGACGCTGGACGTATGA
- a CDS encoding YceI family protein has translation MATQTVPQVGVPTWQLDPSHSAVEFSVKHMMMTTVRGRFKELRATLTGDREQPEAAGVEAVIDVASIDTGVADRDAHLRSADFFDALTYPEITFRSKRLEGDPPRKEGDRFRVVGDLTIRDSTMEVMLDCEYLGRGVDPWGKTRAGFTFRTELDRQDWGLRWNQALETGGVLVANRVKVEGELQFVRDQEG, from the coding sequence GTGGCAACGCAAACCGTCCCCCAGGTCGGCGTGCCTACCTGGCAGCTCGACCCCTCTCATTCGGCCGTGGAGTTCTCGGTCAAACACATGATGATGACCACGGTGCGAGGCCGCTTCAAAGAGCTGAGGGCGACACTCACGGGAGACCGCGAGCAGCCGGAGGCCGCGGGCGTGGAAGCCGTCATCGATGTGGCCAGCATCGACACCGGCGTCGCGGATCGCGATGCGCACCTCCGCAGCGCCGACTTCTTCGACGCGCTGACCTATCCGGAGATCACGTTCCGCAGCAAACGCCTGGAGGGGGACCCGCCGCGCAAGGAGGGCGACCGCTTCCGCGTGGTCGGCGACCTGACCATTCGCGACAGCACCATGGAGGTCATGCTGGATTGCGAGTACCTGGGACGGGGCGTCGATCCGTGGGGGAAGACCCGAGCCGGGTTCACCTTCCGTACGGAGCTCGATCGGCAGGACTGGGGGCTGCGCTGGAATCAGGCCTTGGAGACGGGCGGGGTGCTGGTCGCGAACAGGGTCAAGGTGGAGGGCGAGTTGCAGTTCGTGCGGGACCAGGAAGGATGA
- a CDS encoding TonB-dependent receptor plug domain-containing protein — protein sequence MSIQIRRSAAPRALLATGLLFLTTACASIGNSGDTRPSSAGAPDPVLPQLERFPISITSNGITRTRWVQAERVEEVLSSVPGLVVRARGTDDLLVLLRGRVPLVIIDGAEALPGDLRLLYPWEIAAVEVRRDVPSTAIFGARGESGVVLVTTKRTKGPVF from the coding sequence ATGTCCATCCAGATCCGCCGCTCCGCCGCCCCCCGGGCACTCCTCGCCACCGGCCTACTGTTCCTGACCACGGCCTGCGCCTCGATCGGAAATTCTGGCGACACTCGCCCGAGCTCGGCCGGCGCCCCTGACCCGGTGCTCCCGCAGCTCGAGCGGTTCCCGATCTCGATCACCAGCAACGGCATCACACGCACCCGGTGGGTACAGGCGGAGCGGGTGGAGGAAGTGCTGTCGAGCGTGCCGGGCCTGGTCGTGCGCGCCCGGGGGACCGACGATCTCCTCGTTCTGCTGCGGGGGCGGGTCCCGCTGGTGATCATCGACGGCGCCGAGGCTCTTCCGGGCGACCTGCGGCTACTCTATCCCTGGGAAATCGCCGCCGTGGAGGTACGTCGGGACGTTCCCTCCACCGCGATATTCGGCGCCAGGGGAGAATCCGGGGTCGTGCTGGTGACGACGAAGCGAACCAAAGGTCCCGTCTTCTGA
- a CDS encoding ECF-type sigma factor yields MEAPASEVTRLLHRWSDGDEGALARLIPILYERLRWIARQRLRGAAAEHSLNTTGLVHEAYIRMVEAPHRTFRDRSHFLALASRVMRCLLADHARARMAAKRGAGAARMELKEAFLIPDDRMEAIAELDEALARLEALDPRQARILEQRYFGGLSLEETAAAMDLSLATVKRELRSARAWLLVELTAEPPLP; encoded by the coding sequence ATGGAAGCACCCGCTTCCGAGGTCACCCGACTGCTCCATCGCTGGAGTGACGGCGACGAGGGCGCGCTCGCTCGGCTGATCCCCATCCTGTACGAGCGATTACGCTGGATCGCCCGCCAGCGGTTGCGCGGCGCAGCCGCAGAGCATTCCCTCAACACGACTGGGCTGGTCCACGAGGCCTACATCCGCATGGTGGAGGCCCCTCACCGCACCTTCCGGGACCGCAGCCATTTCCTCGCCCTTGCTTCCCGTGTCATGCGTTGCCTGCTGGCGGACCACGCGCGCGCCCGAATGGCGGCCAAGCGGGGAGCCGGGGCGGCAAGGATGGAGCTGAAGGAAGCCTTCCTGATCCCGGACGATCGGATGGAGGCCATTGCGGAGCTGGACGAGGCCCTCGCCCGCCTCGAGGCTCTGGACCCGCGCCAGGCCCGCATTCTCGAGCAGCGCTATTTCGGCGGTTTGTCGCTCGAGGAGACCGCGGCGGCGATGGACCTCTCGCTGGCCACGGTGAAGCGGGAGCTGCGTTCGGCCCGCGCCTGGCTGCTGGTCGAGCTCACCGCCGAGCCGCCCCTCCCATGA
- a CDS encoding serine/threonine-protein kinase has product MIDLDATRWQEIRQHFEALLRLRSRDQSAALARIGATDPEMGSALAALLAADEESSGLLRISSGGSGGRAASQGADLLGHAGRTISHFRVLRPIGAGGMGVVYEAEDTRLGRAVALKFPLPQYLLDESSRQRFLQEARAAAALDHPNLCTIYEVGALPDGQLFLAMALYRGETLRARLARLGALEIGEAVEIARQTALGLACAHAAGIVHRDLKPGNLMLLPDGTVRILDFGLAKTLGWGGTTVGAAVGTVPYMAPEQVRGRAVSPATDLWALGVVLYEMLTGARPFVGENEFTVAQGVLEATPLPPSARRPEVGAELEALVNRLLRRGGDESFSKAAELARELSALTRPSSVEAHTPDRHPRWRPIPRWRRRPLLLAAVAAAMGTAALAIYALREDASASPDDRRVVVAVFENQTGDSSLAPLGRLAAASISQGLSELGYLEVRDAEMIPGIWSDSGYSPALVARLVEGTAAGTLVKGSYSLEGDSIRLVAQITDADDGRVLQRVGPISTPISAPHEGIDQLVSTVMGGAALIFDPQTSPWEARSRRRVPTFEAYRAYSAGLDAYQMNDWLQSAAHFERAFEVDTTFVGAAIWAALSRMLITWGMGGISRDEQVWNLARADSIAAEVERRLTRLEQYDRHFFDWYLSLRYANYDGAYVAATRMLDVAPGSYVALKEAAWGARRGQRPREALELLQRLGLENGLLRSSASYWWELVSVTHRLGDYDREIAYARMGRQVIPLWSYGTVAEVRAHAAAGRIDTAAWIVNERAGTLDGVHLLEIAVEFSTHGFDREARSVLGLVEPWVASRTGDVRNSEAIARIRADALYMLGDYAGARREYEARSWSQPLYWFVKGRLGLIAIEEGDTLTARRLYAELLADTPLLPQRDWPLFMARAGLAARVSNLEEAAAHARELLWTGGWERLHFFPELAPLRSYPPVQAMMRPSG; this is encoded by the coding sequence ATGATCGATCTCGACGCCACCCGCTGGCAGGAGATCCGCCAGCATTTCGAGGCTCTGCTGCGGTTGCGCTCGCGGGATCAGAGCGCGGCCCTGGCCAGGATCGGCGCCACGGATCCGGAGATGGGCTCGGCGCTGGCGGCGTTGCTGGCGGCGGACGAGGAGAGCAGTGGCCTGCTCCGGATCTCCAGCGGGGGCAGCGGCGGGCGCGCTGCCTCGCAGGGAGCGGACCTCCTGGGTCACGCCGGCCGGACCATCTCGCACTTCCGGGTGCTGCGTCCGATCGGCGCGGGCGGGATGGGGGTGGTCTACGAGGCCGAAGACACCCGGCTCGGTCGCGCGGTGGCGCTGAAGTTTCCGCTGCCGCAGTACTTGCTGGACGAATCCTCCCGCCAGCGCTTCCTGCAGGAGGCGAGGGCTGCCGCCGCGCTCGATCATCCGAATCTCTGCACGATCTACGAGGTGGGGGCGCTGCCGGACGGCCAGCTCTTTCTGGCCATGGCGCTCTACCGGGGGGAGACCTTGCGGGCAAGGCTCGCCCGGCTGGGAGCTCTGGAGATCGGCGAGGCGGTAGAGATCGCACGCCAGACGGCGCTGGGCCTCGCCTGTGCGCATGCCGCCGGCATCGTTCACCGGGACCTCAAGCCCGGGAACCTGATGCTGTTGCCGGATGGCACAGTGAGGATCCTCGACTTCGGGTTGGCGAAGACGCTTGGCTGGGGTGGCACCACGGTGGGAGCGGCGGTCGGCACGGTCCCGTACATGGCGCCGGAGCAGGTCCGGGGAAGGGCGGTAAGCCCCGCGACGGACCTGTGGGCGCTCGGGGTGGTGCTCTACGAGATGCTGACCGGCGCGCGGCCCTTCGTGGGGGAGAACGAGTTTACGGTCGCGCAGGGGGTGCTGGAAGCGACTCCGCTGCCACCCAGTGCCCGGCGGCCGGAGGTGGGTGCGGAGCTCGAGGCTTTGGTCAATCGCCTGCTGCGCAGAGGGGGCGACGAGAGCTTCTCGAAGGCGGCGGAGCTGGCCAGGGAGCTGTCGGCGCTTACGAGGCCCTCGTCCGTCGAAGCGCACACACCGGATCGTCACCCGCGCTGGCGACCCATACCACGCTGGCGGAGACGTCCGCTCCTCCTGGCCGCCGTCGCCGCAGCGATGGGCACTGCGGCGCTCGCGATCTATGCGTTGCGGGAAGATGCCTCTGCCTCGCCGGATGACCGCCGGGTAGTGGTGGCGGTGTTCGAGAACCAGACCGGCGATTCGAGCCTGGCGCCGCTGGGCCGGCTGGCGGCCGCGTCGATCAGCCAGGGTCTGTCCGAGCTGGGCTACCTGGAGGTGCGCGACGCCGAAATGATCCCCGGAATATGGAGTGACTCGGGCTACAGTCCGGCTCTGGTCGCGCGGCTCGTCGAAGGGACGGCCGCGGGTACGCTCGTCAAGGGAAGCTATTCTCTGGAGGGGGATAGCATCCGCCTGGTCGCGCAGATCACCGATGCGGATGACGGCCGGGTTCTGCAACGGGTGGGACCGATCTCGACGCCGATCTCCGCGCCGCATGAAGGGATCGATCAGCTGGTCAGCACCGTCATGGGCGGCGCTGCACTGATCTTCGACCCCCAGACCTCCCCGTGGGAAGCCAGGTCACGGCGGCGCGTGCCGACATTCGAAGCCTATCGCGCCTACAGCGCGGGTCTGGACGCCTATCAGATGAACGACTGGCTCCAGTCTGCCGCGCATTTCGAGCGTGCTTTCGAGGTAGACACCACCTTTGTTGGCGCCGCGATCTGGGCAGCCCTGAGTCGGATGTTGATCACTTGGGGGATGGGTGGCATCTCCCGGGATGAACAGGTGTGGAATCTCGCTCGCGCGGATTCGATTGCGGCCGAGGTCGAAAGGAGGCTAACCCGCCTGGAACAGTACGACCGGCATTTCTTCGATTGGTATCTGTCGCTCCGCTACGCGAACTACGATGGCGCCTATGTCGCGGCCACAAGGATGCTGGACGTTGCGCCCGGATCATACGTGGCGCTGAAGGAGGCGGCGTGGGGGGCGAGGCGGGGCCAGCGCCCGCGGGAAGCGCTCGAGCTGTTGCAGCGTCTGGGACTGGAGAACGGGCTCCTGCGTAGCTCCGCTTCATACTGGTGGGAACTCGTCTCGGTGACCCACCGGCTGGGCGACTACGACCGGGAGATCGCATACGCCCGGATGGGAAGGCAGGTGATCCCGCTGTGGTCGTACGGGACCGTGGCCGAGGTGCGAGCGCACGCGGCGGCGGGGCGGATCGACACCGCCGCCTGGATTGTCAACGAACGGGCCGGAACGCTGGATGGTGTGCACCTGCTGGAGATCGCCGTTGAGTTCTCCACGCACGGATTCGATCGTGAGGCGCGCTCCGTCCTGGGACTTGTTGAGCCCTGGGTTGCCAGCCGTACCGGAGACGTCCGCAACAGTGAAGCGATTGCGCGGATCAGAGCCGACGCCCTCTATATGCTTGGTGATTATGCCGGCGCCAGAAGGGAGTACGAGGCGAGATCCTGGTCGCAGCCGCTGTACTGGTTCGTTAAAGGCCGGCTCGGGCTCATTGCGATCGAAGAGGGCGATACGCTCACGGCCAGACGGCTTTATGCCGAACTGCTCGCCGATACGCCGCTACTTCCTCAGCGCGACTGGCCGCTCTTCATGGCCCGCGCGGGCTTGGCGGCACGAGTCTCCAACCTGGAGGAGGCCGCTGCGCACGCGCGCGAGCTGCTGTGGACCGGCGGATGGGAACGGCTGCACTTCTTCCCCGAGCTTGCTCCGCTGCGCAGCTATCCACCGGTCCAGGCTATGATGAGGCCCAGTGGCTGA
- a CDS encoding CbiX/SirB N-terminal domain-containing protein gives MLPRLRTIAALSATLLLPPSLLAQSAPAGESVGTILIAHGGGPAWDAQVLRIAQLADTGGPVEVSFLMGPGAAEHRFQDAARRLAEQGVDRIVVVPLLVSSHSGHYQQIRYLVGQADERSEVMRHHLEMSGIERPDVDVPIVLTRAIDDSPEVADVLAERALALAENPSEQALLLMGHGPNSAEDNAEWMRNLRPIARRVQQVTGFRNVMVGLVRDDAPAPVREEAVASIREIIQLQHLATGRPVVVVPVLISTGSVSREKFPRDLEGLPVVYEGEALLPHPGMARWVEARVRDSASLVAAPVRQSGGTTDTSGGAGAGTAVHHHH, from the coding sequence ATGCTGCCGAGGCTTCGCACTATAGCCGCGCTCAGCGCGACACTGCTGCTTCCCCCGTCGCTTCTCGCCCAGAGTGCCCCGGCCGGGGAGTCGGTGGGAACCATTCTGATCGCACATGGCGGCGGCCCCGCCTGGGACGCCCAGGTGCTCCGTATCGCGCAACTGGCGGACACCGGCGGCCCGGTTGAGGTCAGTTTCCTGATGGGGCCGGGCGCGGCCGAGCACCGCTTTCAGGACGCCGCTCGGCGGCTCGCCGAACAGGGCGTGGATCGGATCGTTGTAGTACCGCTGCTGGTGTCCAGCCACAGTGGCCACTACCAGCAGATCCGCTACCTGGTGGGACAGGCGGATGAGCGCTCTGAGGTGATGCGCCACCACCTGGAGATGTCGGGAATCGAGCGTCCCGATGTGGACGTCCCGATTGTGCTCACGCGCGCCATCGACGACTCACCCGAGGTCGCCGACGTCCTTGCGGAGCGAGCCCTCGCTCTGGCGGAGAACCCTTCAGAGCAGGCGCTCTTGTTGATGGGTCACGGTCCGAACTCGGCCGAGGACAACGCGGAGTGGATGCGTAACCTGCGCCCCATCGCCAGACGGGTGCAGCAGGTCACCGGGTTCCGCAACGTGATGGTCGGGCTGGTGCGCGACGACGCCCCCGCGCCGGTGCGCGAGGAGGCGGTCGCGTCCATCCGGGAGATCATCCAGCTCCAGCATCTCGCCACCGGCCGCCCGGTAGTGGTCGTACCGGTGCTGATCTCGACTGGATCGGTCAGCCGGGAGAAGTTCCCCCGGGATCTGGAGGGGCTACCGGTGGTCTATGAAGGCGAGGCTCTCCTGCCTCACCCCGGGATGGCCCGCTGGGTGGAGGCGCGGGTGCGCGACTCCGCGAGCCTGGTGGCCGCGCCGGTGCGGCAATCAGGCGGCACTACAGACACGAGCGGGGGCGCGGGAGCTGGCACCGCCGTCCATCATCACCACTAA
- a CDS encoding TonB-dependent receptor, whose amino-acid sequence MRPSRSKPVAPSEIAALFLALTFLAAPAAAVAQQANVSGRVVDASTGEPIAGATVRVDGAGGERLVTTDAQGDWQATGLAPGPYRASAERIGFAGEPVTFTVPGATSQPVVIRLSPSALPLDALVVTASRRLQRLADAPVTTELITRRDIEIARVSDLSTLLTQRLGIELQPGHPAGEGVMLQGLGSERVLVLLDGQPIVGRLSGTLDISRIPTSMIERVEVVKGSQSSLYGSEAMGGVVNIITRSAGSERWRLGLDATTGSQGRRDLSGTVGGTIGSVDYLLDAGRRLTEVAPGIESPQGALAERWDGLLKVGWTVSPELRLEGSGLLLDERQRWQGGQLFQFADNDQRGARIGAEWSSGIHRLAPTLHWTEFEHLSRRAAVETPSGDGGETEIQRLYEAELLYNFGRGDGAALDLGVEAKREEISSDRVVDADRVLHTVEPFAQATLPIGPVSLVPGARIAWSEEWGAHFTPRVAALLRPFPELAVRASVGQGYRAPAFKELYMEFLNVGPGFSYTVRGNPELQPETSTNVSFGLEWSPGNAYLRTQLFDTRFDDFIETVLAGDSSGVEVYTYGNVARGMTRGIEVEGAISSGGLRAEAGYSYLLAKATDTGQPLLGRPEHSGRASLESTLPLGLRAAVTGVYTGATPVQRNEDDAVMEREAFLRFDASLSGKLRGGLQLSGGVRNLFDVRPTHWPGFTGRHLYVGLGWQVAAHSAN is encoded by the coding sequence ATGCGCCCCTCTCGGAGTAAGCCCGTCGCGCCCAGCGAGATCGCCGCGCTTTTTCTGGCGCTGACCTTCCTGGCAGCACCGGCCGCGGCAGTCGCCCAGCAGGCAAACGTGAGCGGCCGCGTGGTGGACGCGAGCACGGGTGAACCGATCGCCGGGGCGACGGTCCGCGTCGATGGCGCTGGGGGAGAACGGCTAGTGACCACCGATGCCCAGGGCGACTGGCAAGCGACCGGGCTGGCGCCGGGCCCTTACCGCGCCAGCGCAGAGCGGATCGGTTTCGCTGGCGAGCCCGTCACCTTCACAGTACCCGGAGCGACGAGCCAGCCGGTGGTGATTCGCCTCTCCCCCAGTGCCCTGCCACTCGACGCACTGGTGGTGACTGCCTCCCGGCGACTGCAGCGGCTCGCCGACGCCCCGGTCACGACCGAGCTGATCACCCGCCGCGATATCGAGATCGCGCGGGTGTCGGACCTCTCGACCCTCCTCACGCAGCGACTGGGGATCGAGCTTCAGCCCGGACATCCGGCCGGGGAGGGAGTCATGCTGCAGGGCCTGGGCTCGGAGCGCGTGCTCGTCCTCCTGGACGGGCAGCCCATCGTGGGTCGGCTCTCGGGGACGCTCGACATCTCCCGGATCCCTACTTCGATGATCGAGCGCGTCGAAGTGGTGAAGGGTTCGCAGTCCTCGCTCTACGGCTCCGAGGCGATGGGCGGGGTGGTGAACATCATCACCCGCTCGGCTGGGAGTGAGCGCTGGCGCCTGGGTCTCGACGCCACCACGGGATCACAGGGGCGGAGGGACCTCTCCGGTACCGTGGGCGGGACCATTGGATCGGTGGACTACCTGTTGGATGCCGGGCGGCGCCTTACGGAAGTGGCTCCGGGAATCGAGTCTCCGCAGGGCGCTCTGGCCGAGCGATGGGATGGTCTGCTGAAGGTGGGCTGGACGGTGTCGCCGGAACTGCGGCTCGAGGGATCCGGGCTCCTTCTGGACGAGCGGCAGCGATGGCAGGGTGGCCAGCTCTTCCAGTTCGCGGACAACGATCAGCGGGGTGCCCGCATCGGCGCCGAGTGGTCCTCCGGCATCCACCGGCTCGCGCCGACGCTGCATTGGACCGAGTTCGAGCACCTCTCGCGTCGCGCCGCGGTCGAGACACCGTCGGGTGACGGCGGGGAGACCGAAATTCAGCGGCTTTACGAAGCGGAGCTGCTCTACAACTTCGGCCGCGGTGACGGCGCGGCGCTCGACCTCGGCGTCGAGGCCAAGCGGGAAGAGATCTCTTCGGACCGCGTGGTGGATGCGGACCGCGTGCTGCACACCGTGGAACCGTTTGCTCAGGCCACTCTGCCGATCGGGCCGGTCAGCCTCGTCCCCGGTGCGCGGATCGCCTGGAGCGAGGAGTGGGGTGCACACTTCACTCCTCGGGTAGCGGCACTGCTCCGCCCGTTTCCGGAGCTCGCGGTTCGAGCCTCGGTGGGCCAGGGATATCGCGCACCCGCGTTCAAGGAGCTCTACATGGAGTTCCTGAATGTGGGACCCGGATTCAGCTACACTGTGCGGGGCAATCCCGAGCTGCAGCCGGAGACCTCGACCAACGTCTCCTTCGGGCTCGAATGGAGCCCCGGCAACGCCTACCTACGAACGCAGCTCTTCGATACGCGGTTCGACGACTTCATCGAGACGGTACTCGCCGGCGACTCGAGCGGGGTCGAGGTCTACACATACGGCAACGTGGCCAGAGGGATGACGCGCGGCATCGAGGTCGAAGGTGCGATCTCGAGCGGTGGGCTGCGGGCGGAGGCGGGTTATTCCTACCTGCTCGCCAAAGCGACCGACACCGGGCAGCCGCTGCTCGGGAGGCCCGAGCACTCGGGCCGGGCCTCCCTCGAGAGCACCCTTCCACTGGGCCTGCGCGCGGCGGTGACGGGCGTGTACACCGGCGCCACTCCCGTTCAAAGGAACGAAGATGACGCGGTGATGGAGCGCGAGGCCTTCCTGCGATTCGATGCTTCACTCTCGGGAAAGCTGCGGGGTGGGCTCCAGCTGAGTGGCGGAGTCCGCAATCTCTTCGACGTTCGGCCTACCCACTGGCCGGGGTTCACAGGACGCCACCTCTACGTCGGCCTCGGCTGGCAGGTGGCGGCCCACAGTGCCAATTGA
- a CDS encoding HmuY family protein — translation MRGSLLLSTVGLGLFATAFAGCTDNSNPTGPDVGEPFGTLTVDASADWTFVRLGDNASTVQVSAPASSTSWDIAFFATGVMLNSGAAGPSDVVGYCICQNENATDADVKAMTADTERADFEAVTTADIPTDEDSWQSDALNPAIDGWWRYDMATHTVSAADDQSWIVRTAEGDSYFKLRVTEIAGATRDNAGSVTLEFALFDEGTNSYGETKSLTVDVSGGPAHVDLLTGAVSDEENWDLRFEGFEVRVNGGVSGSGEAAAVLAGTHFDDTPPATEVEESVFAADQYGGVFDEHRWYRYNLEGRHQIWPTFNVYLIRVGDTVYKLQLTSYYRPSDGAARHITFRYAPLSE, via the coding sequence ATGCGCGGCTCTCTACTTCTCAGCACGGTGGGACTGGGACTGTTCGCCACCGCTTTCGCCGGTTGTACCGACAACAGCAACCCGACCGGCCCCGATGTCGGCGAACCCTTCGGCACCCTCACAGTCGATGCCTCCGCAGACTGGACCTTCGTTCGCCTGGGCGACAACGCCAGCACGGTGCAGGTGAGCGCCCCCGCCAGCTCGACTTCCTGGGACATCGCCTTCTTCGCCACCGGCGTGATGCTCAATAGCGGCGCCGCCGGACCCTCCGACGTGGTCGGCTACTGCATCTGCCAGAACGAGAACGCCACCGATGCCGACGTCAAAGCAATGACTGCCGACACGGAACGGGCGGACTTCGAAGCGGTGACTACGGCTGACATCCCCACCGACGAGGACTCCTGGCAGAGCGACGCGCTCAACCCCGCGATCGACGGATGGTGGCGCTACGACATGGCCACCCACACCGTGAGCGCGGCCGACGACCAGAGCTGGATCGTGCGCACGGCGGAAGGCGACTCCTACTTCAAGCTGCGGGTGACGGAGATTGCCGGGGCCACCCGGGATAACGCCGGTTCGGTTACGCTGGAATTCGCCCTCTTCGACGAGGGAACGAACAGCTACGGCGAGACGAAATCTCTCACCGTCGACGTCTCCGGAGGGCCGGCGCACGTGGACCTGCTCACTGGCGCGGTCTCGGACGAGGAGAACTGGGACCTTCGCTTCGAGGGATTCGAGGTCCGCGTCAACGGCGGGGTGAGCGGGAGCGGCGAGGCTGCAGCCGTCCTGGCAGGCACGCACTTCGATGACACGCCTCCTGCCACGGAGGTCGAGGAGAGTGTCTTCGCGGCCGACCAGTACGGCGGCGTGTTCGACGAGCACCGCTGGTACCGGTACAACTTGGAAGGCAGACATCAGATCTGGCCGACCTTCAACGTCTACCTGATTCGGGTCGGCGACACGGTCTACAAGCTCCAGCTCACCAGCTACTACCGCCCGAGCGACGGCGCGGCGCGCCACATCACCTTCCGCTATGCGCCCCTCTCGGAGTAA
- the infA gene encoding translation initiation factor IF-1 — protein MAKEEGVEVEGLVTEVLPDRMYRVRLENGHTVLAYGAGKMSKFKIRVLQGDRVTLSLSPYDLSRGRITYRHKS, from the coding sequence GTGGCCAAGGAAGAGGGCGTCGAAGTCGAAGGGCTCGTCACCGAAGTGCTCCCCGATCGCATGTATCGGGTGAGGCTCGAGAACGGGCACACGGTCCTTGCCTACGGCGCCGGCAAGATGTCGAAGTTCAAGATTCGCGTACTCCAGGGAGATCGCGTCACGCTTTCTCTCTCTCCTTACGACCTCTCCCGCGGACGGATCACCTATCGACACAAATCCTAG